A part of Sinorhizobium chiapasense genomic DNA contains:
- a CDS encoding DUF167 domain-containing protein, whose product MHAALTSLDDHVRLTVRLTPSGGRDAIDCFESAADGEEYLKVRVRAVPEKGKANQALIALLAKQFGIAKNRIALLSGDTQRKKILRIDADPEEIIKRLAEIVGESNSRKSV is encoded by the coding sequence GTGCACGCCGCGCTGACGAGCCTTGACGACCATGTCCGCCTGACCGTTCGGCTGACGCCGAGCGGCGGCCGCGATGCGATCGACTGCTTCGAAAGTGCTGCCGACGGCGAGGAATATCTCAAGGTTCGCGTCCGTGCCGTGCCGGAAAAGGGCAAAGCGAACCAGGCGCTGATCGCGCTGCTGGCAAAACAGTTCGGCATCGCAAAGAACAGGATCGCGCTCCTTTCCGGCGACACGCAGCGCAAAAAAATCCTCCGGATCGACGCCGATCCGGAGGAGATCATCAAGCGGCTCGCCGAAATCGTCGGCGAAAGCAATTCCAGGAAAAGTGTGTAA
- the ppa gene encoding inorganic diphosphatase — protein sequence MRIDAISIGKNPPEDVNVIVEVPVGGHPIKYEMDKEAGTLVVDRFLYTPMTYPGNYGFVPHTLSDDGDPIDVLICNTRPLVPGCVINVRPIGVMMMEDNSGQDEKIIAVPSSHLTKRYDKVHDYTDLPEITLKQIEHFFEHYKDLEPGKWVKIFGWKDASVAKQLIKEAVERAKAKK from the coding sequence ATGCGGATCGACGCGATTTCCATCGGAAAAAATCCACCGGAAGATGTCAATGTGATCGTGGAGGTTCCGGTCGGCGGGCATCCGATCAAGTACGAAATGGACAAGGAAGCCGGCACGCTGGTCGTTGACCGCTTCCTCTATACGCCGATGACCTATCCGGGCAATTACGGTTTTGTCCCGCACACGCTGTCCGACGACGGCGATCCGATCGACGTGTTGATCTGCAACACCCGTCCGCTGGTGCCGGGCTGCGTCATCAATGTCCGCCCGATCGGCGTGATGATGATGGAAGACAATTCCGGCCAGGACGAGAAGATCATCGCCGTGCCGTCGAGCCATCTCACCAAGCGCTACGACAAGGTCCACGACTACACCGACCTGCCGGAAATCACGCTCAAGCAGATCGAGCACTTCTTCGAGCACTACAAGGATCTGGAGCCCGGCAAGTGGGTGAAGATCTTCGGCTGGAAGGACGCCAGCGTCGCCAAGCAGCTGATCAAGGAAGCGGTCGAGCGCGCCAAGGCAAAGAAATAG
- the hemC gene encoding hydroxymethylbilane synthase, with protein sequence MQTKPFRIGTRGSPLALAQTHETRDRLVAAHGLPPEMFEIVILSTKGDRITDRSLSEIGGKGLFTEELEQQLLSGDLDFAVHSSKDMPTKLPDGLFLSAFLPREDIRDAFVGRTAPKLLNLPHGATVGSSSLRRQALIRRLRPDINVITYRGQVETRLRKLAEGQVDGTLLAYAGLKRLGMTDVPTELLDPEEFPPAPAQGAICIESRVGDTRVNTLLAAVDDPRTHEAVSCERGFLATLDGSCRTPIAGHAQSDGTHIRFSGMILTPDGATCHRIAVEGKAAEATELGRKAGEDIRAKAGPGFFSSWT encoded by the coding sequence ATGCAAACGAAACCTTTCCGCATCGGCACGCGCGGCAGTCCGCTGGCGCTCGCCCAGACGCATGAAACGCGCGATCGACTGGTCGCCGCTCATGGTCTGCCGCCGGAAATGTTCGAGATCGTGATCCTGTCCACCAAGGGGGACCGGATCACCGACCGATCGCTTTCGGAAATCGGCGGCAAGGGCCTGTTCACCGAGGAACTCGAGCAACAGCTTTTGTCGGGCGACCTCGATTTCGCCGTGCATTCGTCGAAGGACATGCCGACGAAGCTGCCCGACGGGCTCTTCCTCTCCGCCTTCCTGCCGCGCGAGGACATTCGCGACGCCTTTGTCGGACGGACGGCGCCGAAGCTCCTCAACCTGCCGCACGGCGCCACGGTCGGCTCGTCGTCGCTGCGTCGTCAGGCGCTCATACGGCGCCTCCGGCCCGACATCAACGTAATCACCTATCGCGGCCAGGTCGAAACGCGGCTGCGTAAGCTCGCCGAAGGCCAGGTCGACGGCACGCTGCTCGCCTATGCCGGCTTGAAGCGGCTCGGCATGACCGACGTGCCGACCGAATTGCTCGATCCGGAGGAGTTCCCACCGGCGCCGGCGCAAGGGGCGATCTGTATCGAGAGCCGCGTCGGCGACACGCGCGTTAACACGCTTCTTGCCGCCGTCGACGATCCGCGCACCCATGAGGCCGTCTCCTGCGAGCGCGGTTTTCTCGCGACGCTCGACGGCTCCTGCCGCACGCCGATCGCCGGCCATGCCCAGTCGGACGGCACGCACATCCGCTTTTCCGGCATGATCCTGACACCGGATGGCGCAACCTGCCATCGCATTGCCGTCGAGGGCAAGGCGGCGGAGGCGACCGAGCTCGGACGGAAGGCGGGCGAAGACATCCGCGCCAAGGCGGGGCCGGGATTCTTTTCGAGCTGGACGTGA
- a CDS encoding NAD(P)H-dependent glycerol-3-phosphate dehydrogenase has translation MSEKPKIVVVGAGAFGTALAAVAAATGNAKVTLLARRQETVEECYRTRRNEAFLPGIPLPAGLAFSSDTATLRDSDIVLFAMPSQEHRAAARSYGAWIGTDATIVTCAKGMEQSTGRLLTDVLDEELPGHRIGVLSGPGFAADIAKGLPTAMVIAARDSETATELAETLSGRTFRLYPSADRVGVQLGGALKNVLAIACGIVEGAGLGDSARAALISRGLAEMSRFVVAQGGEPDTVRGLSGLGDLVLTATSHQSRNLRFGIALGKDGPASGQGGELVEGAFAASVAARVAHELGVDMPITEAVAAIIDGRLDVRTALEQLMSRPITQE, from the coding sequence ATGAGCGAAAAACCGAAGATCGTCGTCGTTGGAGCCGGAGCCTTCGGGACCGCGCTCGCTGCCGTCGCGGCAGCGACCGGCAATGCCAAGGTGACATTGCTGGCCCGCCGACAGGAGACGGTCGAGGAATGCTACCGCACGCGCCGGAACGAGGCATTTCTGCCCGGCATTCCGCTTCCGGCGGGGCTTGCCTTTTCCTCCGATACCGCGACGCTCAGGGATTCCGATATCGTCCTCTTCGCCATGCCCTCGCAGGAGCATCGGGCGGCTGCCCGCAGCTACGGTGCTTGGATCGGCACCGATGCGACAATCGTCACCTGTGCCAAGGGCATGGAGCAATCGACCGGCCGGCTGCTGACCGATGTGCTCGACGAGGAATTGCCGGGTCACAGGATCGGTGTGCTGTCCGGTCCCGGCTTTGCCGCCGATATCGCCAAGGGCCTGCCGACCGCAATGGTCATTGCCGCGCGCGACAGCGAGACGGCGACGGAACTCGCGGAAACGCTCTCCGGCCGGACATTCCGGCTTTACCCCTCGGCGGACCGTGTCGGCGTACAGCTTGGCGGGGCGCTTAAAAACGTGCTGGCGATTGCCTGCGGCATCGTCGAAGGCGCGGGTCTTGGCGATTCGGCTCGCGCAGCGCTGATCTCCCGCGGCCTTGCGGAAATGTCGCGTTTCGTCGTTGCCCAAGGCGGTGAACCCGATACCGTGCGCGGGCTCTCCGGGCTCGGCGACCTCGTGCTGACGGCGACGAGCCATCAGTCGCGCAACCTGCGCTTCGGCATCGCGCTCGGCAAGGACGGGCCAGCAAGCGGACAGGGAGGGGAACTGGTCGAGGGCGCCTTTGCCGCGTCGGTCGCCGCCCGCGTCGCGCACGAATTGGGCGTCGACATGCCGATTACAGAGGCGGTCGCCGCCATCATCGACGGAAGGCTCGACGTCCGCACCGCCCTGGAGCAGCTGATGTCGCGGCCAATCACCCAGGAATGA
- a CDS encoding MFS transporter — translation MSVDHAAHRFAAFRHVGYRRYFFSRFLAYFAIQILSVAVGWQIYDLTRDPFDLGLIGLFQFLPSLVLILVTGTVADRYNRRVIMGICMTVSTLCAAALLLLTVMGLFSPWPVYAILVVFGIERAFLAPAAQSLAPNLVPTEHLPNAIAWNSTSWQTATIVGPVAGGLIYGFGPVVPYAVSLCFFAAAALMVFAVPKPTMRTPAAGQSWQTITAGFRYIRAEKVVLGAISLDLFAVLLGGAVALMPVFARDILALGPWGLGLLRAAPGVGAVGMAVWLAAHPIRNRAGFHMFIGVALFGLATVVFGLSATPWISIAALVVLGAADMISVYVREILIALWTPDELRGRVNAVNMVFVGASNELGEFRAGMMASGFGAVFAVAFGGIGTLLVSLLWAVGFPQLRKIDTLDVPEKHRAV, via the coding sequence ATGTCCGTCGATCACGCCGCGCATCGTTTCGCCGCCTTCAGGCATGTCGGCTATCGACGGTATTTCTTTTCCCGTTTCCTCGCCTATTTCGCCATCCAGATCTTGTCCGTCGCGGTCGGCTGGCAGATCTACGACCTGACGCGCGATCCGTTCGATCTCGGCCTCATCGGCCTTTTCCAGTTCCTGCCATCGCTGGTCCTGATTCTGGTGACGGGGACGGTCGCCGACCGCTACAATCGCCGCGTCATCATGGGCATCTGCATGACGGTGAGCACGCTCTGCGCGGCAGCGCTGCTCCTGTTGACGGTGATGGGGCTGTTCTCGCCCTGGCCGGTCTATGCGATCCTCGTCGTTTTCGGGATCGAGCGCGCGTTTCTGGCGCCGGCCGCGCAGTCACTCGCACCTAATCTGGTGCCAACCGAGCACCTGCCCAATGCGATTGCCTGGAATTCGACCTCCTGGCAGACGGCGACGATCGTCGGGCCGGTCGCTGGCGGCCTGATCTATGGTTTCGGTCCGGTTGTGCCGTATGCAGTCAGTCTCTGCTTCTTTGCAGCGGCTGCGCTGATGGTCTTTGCCGTGCCCAAGCCCACGATGCGTACGCCCGCCGCGGGACAGAGCTGGCAGACGATCACGGCGGGCTTCCGCTATATCAGGGCGGAGAAGGTGGTGCTGGGGGCGATCTCGCTCGATCTCTTTGCGGTACTGCTCGGCGGCGCGGTGGCGCTCATGCCGGTCTTTGCCCGAGATATCCTGGCGCTCGGCCCGTGGGGGCTCGGCCTTCTGCGCGCTGCGCCAGGCGTCGGCGCCGTCGGCATGGCTGTCTGGCTTGCCGCCCACCCGATCCGCAACCGGGCGGGGTTCCATATGTTTATCGGTGTTGCGCTTTTCGGTCTCGCGACGGTCGTCTTCGGCCTGTCGGCGACACCCTGGATCTCGATCGCAGCACTTGTCGTCCTGGGCGCGGCGGACATGATCTCGGTCTATGTCCGTGAAATCCTGATCGCGCTCTGGACTCCGGACGAACTGCGCGGCCGCGTGAACGCGGTCAACATGGTGTTCGTCGGCGCGTCGAACGAGCTTGGCGAATTCCGCGCAGGCATGATGGCCTCGGGTTTCGGTGCCGTCTTCGCAGTTGCCTTCGGCGGCATCGGCACGCTTCTCGTGTCGCTGCTTTGGGCGGTCGGGTTCCCGCAATTGCGCAAGATCGATACGCTAGACGTTCCGGAAAAGCATCGAGCGGTCTGA
- a CDS encoding tellurite resistance TerB family protein: protein MLERFRAFLESLAGSTEPIETGDPRIAVIALCLQVMEADGAVLAVERRKMREIIEEQYKLDDQGLDALIQAGETAESEAIDFFKFTSEIKRHLSGEQRIELVGMLWEIVYADGIRNEMEDHVIWRIADLLGVSGRDRILKRQEVAARIDAKEENDTQQED from the coding sequence ATGTTAGAGCGGTTCCGAGCGTTTCTCGAAAGTTTGGCGGGCTCCACGGAGCCGATCGAAACAGGCGACCCGCGCATCGCCGTGATCGCGCTTTGCCTCCAGGTCATGGAGGCCGACGGCGCCGTGCTGGCTGTCGAGCGTCGCAAGATGCGCGAGATCATCGAGGAACAATATAAACTCGACGATCAGGGTCTCGATGCGCTCATCCAGGCGGGTGAGACCGCCGAAAGCGAGGCGATCGACTTCTTCAAGTTCACCTCCGAAATCAAACGCCATCTATCCGGAGAGCAGCGGATCGAGCTTGTCGGCATGCTGTGGGAGATCGTCTATGCCGATGGCATCCGAAACGAAATGGAAGATCACGTGATCTGGCGGATCGCCGACCTCCTCGGCGTATCCGGACGCGATCGCATCTTGAAGCGGCAGGAGGTTGCCGCCAGGATCGACGCGAAGGAGGAGAACGACACGCAGCAGGAAGACTGA
- the tsaD gene encoding tRNA (adenosine(37)-N6)-threonylcarbamoyltransferase complex transferase subunit TsaD: MSAPLRILGIETSCDETAASVVLRDADGSGRILGDVVLSQLEEHSAYGGVVPEIAARAHVEALDTLIEEALLRAGVKLQDIDAIAATSGPGLIGGLIVGLMTGKAIARATGKPLYAVNHLEGHALTARLTDGLTFPYLMLLVSGGHTQLILVKGVGDYERWGTTIDDALGEAFDKTAKLLGLPYPGGPAVERAARTGDPKRFDFPRPLVGDARLDFSFSGLKTAVRQAAQSLEPVTEQDISDICASFQRAISRTLKDRVGRGLKRFKVEFATVEEPALVVAGGVAANQELRATLQDLCDQSGFRFVAPPLQLCTDNAAMIAWAGAERLAAGLAADGLDVAPRSRWPLDSQAQALIGSGKRGAKA; encoded by the coding sequence ATGTCCGCGCCCCTGCGTATCCTCGGCATCGAAACAAGCTGCGACGAAACCGCGGCGTCCGTCGTGCTGCGCGATGCGGACGGCAGCGGCCGGATCCTCGGCGATGTCGTGCTCAGCCAGCTGGAAGAGCATAGCGCCTACGGCGGCGTCGTTCCGGAGATTGCTGCGCGCGCTCATGTCGAGGCGCTCGATACGCTGATCGAGGAGGCGCTGCTGCGTGCCGGCGTCAAGCTTCAGGACATCGACGCGATCGCTGCGACAAGTGGTCCCGGCCTGATCGGCGGACTGATCGTCGGGCTGATGACCGGCAAGGCGATCGCGCGGGCGACCGGCAAACCGCTTTATGCCGTCAACCACCTCGAAGGCCACGCGCTGACGGCGCGGCTCACCGATGGCCTCACCTTTCCCTATCTGATGCTGCTTGTCTCGGGCGGCCACACGCAATTGATCCTGGTGAAGGGGGTCGGCGACTACGAACGCTGGGGCACGACGATCGACGACGCGCTCGGCGAGGCCTTCGACAAGACCGCCAAGCTGCTCGGTCTCCCCTATCCGGGCGGCCCCGCGGTCGAGCGCGCGGCCCGAACGGGCGATCCCAAGCGCTTCGACTTTCCGCGCCCGCTCGTCGGCGACGCGCGGCTCGACTTTTCCTTCTCCGGCCTGAAGACGGCGGTGCGCCAGGCGGCGCAATCGCTGGAACCCGTGACGGAACAGGATATCTCCGACATCTGCGCGTCGTTCCAGCGCGCCATCTCGCGCACGCTCAAGGATCGTGTCGGACGGGGACTGAAGCGGTTCAAGGTGGAGTTCGCCACTGTTGAGGAACCTGCTCTGGTCGTCGCCGGCGGCGTTGCCGCCAATCAGGAGCTGCGGGCGACGCTTCAGGATCTTTGCGACCAGAGCGGCTTCCGCTTCGTGGCGCCGCCGCTTCAGCTTTGCACCGACAACGCCGCGATGATCGCCTGGGCCGGCGCCGAGCGGCTGGCGGCGGGACTGGCGGCGGATGGCCTCGACGTTGCGCCGCGCTCGCGTTGGCCGCTTGACAGCCAGGCGCAGGCATTGATCGGCTCCGGCAAGCGCGGCGCCAAGGCATGA
- a CDS encoding heme biosynthesis protein HemY: MIRILFFILFVLCLGLGFAWLADRPGELSLIWQGQRIEMTLMRAASILISLFAAVLIAVWMLRTIWMSPYTVTRYFRARKRDRGYQALSTGLIAAGAGDANLARKMSARSRGLISADQEPLIHLLEAQTALIEGKYDDARKKFELMADDPETRELGLRGLFLEAKRLGANEAARQYAERAAEKAPHLPWATLATLDHRSQAGQWDEAIRLLDQSRTANILDRKQADRKKAVLLTARAMAKLDADPKAARDDGLAALKLDDSLVPAALVTAKALFREDNLRKGTGILERMWKQQPHPDVAGLYVRARGGDSALDRLKRAKKLESIRSNNAVALSAVAEAALEARELPLARTKAEAAARLEPTESIFLLLADIEEADTGDEGRIRHWMAQALRSPRDPAWTADGVTSPSWLPVSPVSGRLDAFEWKAPALQLSDKLEDAHPSADEAIRSLPPVATAQHVAARATPEPAPAAATAAVVLEAERETMIKVPERKEAAPSPAKKKEETAEEEPAPFFGRPPDDPGVREATAGEKASDKAGFRLF, from the coding sequence ATGATCCGTATATTGTTCTTCATCCTTTTCGTGCTGTGTCTCGGTCTCGGCTTTGCGTGGCTTGCCGATCGACCGGGGGAACTGTCGCTGATCTGGCAGGGACAGCGCATCGAAATGACCCTGATGCGCGCCGCGTCCATTCTTATCTCGCTCTTCGCTGCCGTCCTGATTGCGGTCTGGATGCTCCGCACGATCTGGATGTCGCCCTATACCGTCACGCGCTATTTCCGCGCCCGCAAGCGTGATCGCGGCTACCAGGCGCTCTCGACGGGGCTGATCGCCGCCGGTGCCGGTGATGCCAATCTTGCCCGCAAAATGTCGGCGCGAAGCCGGGGCCTGATCAGCGCCGACCAGGAGCCGCTCATCCACCTGCTCGAGGCCCAGACCGCGCTGATCGAAGGCAAGTACGACGACGCGCGCAAGAAATTCGAGCTGATGGCCGACGATCCCGAAACGCGGGAGCTCGGCCTGCGCGGCCTGTTCCTCGAAGCCAAGCGGCTCGGCGCCAACGAGGCTGCCCGGCAATATGCGGAGCGCGCCGCGGAGAAGGCGCCGCACCTGCCATGGGCAACGCTGGCGACGCTGGATCACCGCAGCCAGGCAGGACAATGGGACGAGGCGATCCGCCTTCTCGACCAGAGCCGCACCGCCAATATCCTCGACCGCAAGCAGGCGGACCGGAAGAAGGCCGTGCTTCTCACTGCCCGCGCGATGGCGAAGCTCGATGCTGACCCGAAAGCGGCGCGCGACGACGGCCTTGCCGCGCTGAAACTCGACGACAGCCTGGTGCCGGCGGCGCTGGTAACGGCCAAGGCCCTGTTCCGCGAAGACAATCTGCGCAAGGGCACGGGGATTCTCGAAAGGATGTGGAAGCAGCAACCGCATCCGGACGTGGCAGGGCTCTACGTCAGAGCGCGCGGAGGCGATTCCGCCCTCGACCGTTTGAAGCGTGCGAAGAAGCTCGAATCGATCCGCAGCAACAATGCGGTCGCGCTGTCAGCAGTCGCGGAGGCCGCGCTCGAAGCACGCGAACTGCCGCTTGCCCGTACCAAGGCGGAGGCTGCCGCGCGACTCGAGCCGACGGAAAGCATCTTCCTGCTGCTCGCCGATATCGAGGAGGCGGACACCGGCGACGAGGGCCGTATCCGCCATTGGATGGCGCAGGCGCTGCGCAGTCCGCGCGATCCGGCCTGGACCGCCGATGGCGTCACCTCGCCGTCGTGGCTGCCGGTATCGCCGGTCAGCGGCAGGCTCGACGCCTTCGAATGGAAGGCGCCCGCCTTGCAGCTCTCCGACAAGCTCGAAGATGCTCACCCGAGCGCCGACGAAGCGATCCGCAGCCTTCCGCCAGTCGCGACCGCCCAGCACGTGGCAGCGCGCGCGACGCCCGAACCGGCACCGGCGGCTGCAACTGCTGCAGTTGTTCTGGAAGCCGAGCGTGAGACAATGATCAAGGTTCCGGAGAGGAAGGAAGCTGCCCCCTCTCCTGCAAAGAAGAAGGAAGAGACCGCCGAGGAAGAACCGGCTCCCTTCTTTGGCCGGCCGCCGGACGATCCCGGCGTTCGCGAGGCGACGGCCGGCGAAAAGGCGTCGGACAAGGCAGGCTTCCGACTTTTTTGA
- a CDS encoding glutamine amidotransferase: MPAGADDVKRPILIILHQERSSAGRVGQILQQKGFSLDIRRPALGDELPPTLEAHSGTIVFGGPMSANDEEEFVRREIDWLSVPLLENKPYLGICLGAQMLARNLGGKVAPHHEGMTEIGWYPLKATAAGKALMDWPAMVYHFHREGFDLPAGAELLATGETYPNQAFRYGENAWGIQFHGELTRAMMHRWVVHGAHRFELPGAQIGKAHLEGRMIHDHPLRTWMENFLELIFLRGGEAAGAPKGQDRG, from the coding sequence ATGCCTGCAGGGGCCGACGACGTCAAAAGACCAATTCTCATAATCCTGCATCAGGAGCGATCGAGCGCCGGCCGCGTGGGGCAGATTCTCCAGCAGAAGGGCTTTTCGCTCGACATCCGCCGCCCCGCCCTCGGTGACGAGCTGCCGCCGACGCTGGAGGCCCACTCCGGAACCATTGTCTTCGGCGGCCCGATGAGCGCCAACGACGAGGAAGAGTTCGTCCGCCGCGAGATCGACTGGCTGTCGGTCCCGCTCCTCGAGAACAAGCCTTATCTCGGCATCTGCCTTGGCGCGCAGATGCTGGCCCGCAACCTCGGCGGCAAGGTCGCGCCGCATCACGAGGGCATGACGGAAATCGGCTGGTATCCGCTAAAGGCAACCGCGGCCGGTAAGGCGCTGATGGACTGGCCGGCCATGGTCTATCACTTTCACCGGGAAGGGTTCGACCTGCCTGCCGGCGCCGAGTTGCTGGCGACCGGCGAGACCTATCCGAACCAGGCGTTCCGCTACGGCGAGAACGCCTGGGGAATTCAGTTTCACGGCGAACTGACGCGCGCGATGATGCACCGCTGGGTCGTCCACGGCGCGCACCGCTTCGAGCTGCCTGGTGCCCAGATCGGCAAGGCGCATCTCGAGGGGCGAATGATTCACGATCACCCTTTGCGGACCTGGATGGAAAATTTCCTCGAACTGATTTTTTTGCGCGGCGGAGAGGCAGCCGGCGCGCCCAAAGGGCAAGACCGAGGGTAA
- a CDS encoding uroporphyrinogen-III synthase: protein MRVLVTRPRPAAAATALKLEAMGHEAIMLPLMQAEHLVAAVETALKQGHGAIALTSAEATRVLTALGGALEPHLETPLFCVGEATGRAASDLGFTDIHVGPGTGEGLAETIAASFGAVPREPLLYLAGSPRSDGLERALRQRGIDHRTVECYRMTPVDHRPEELSGLLRAGRIEAVLLYSRETTRQFAALLSQSGLHAAAVSPRYLCLSASIADALPSGAATEVAAMPDEEHLLKLL, encoded by the coding sequence ATGCGCGTGCTCGTCACTCGGCCGCGCCCGGCCGCTGCCGCGACGGCGCTGAAGCTCGAGGCGATGGGCCACGAGGCGATCATGCTGCCGCTGATGCAGGCAGAACATCTTGTTGCCGCTGTCGAGACCGCGTTGAAACAAGGCCATGGCGCCATCGCACTGACGAGCGCGGAAGCAACCCGAGTGCTGACCGCGCTGGGTGGCGCGCTTGAGCCGCACCTGGAAACACCACTCTTCTGCGTCGGCGAGGCGACCGGCCGTGCCGCCTCGGACCTCGGGTTCACCGACATTCATGTCGGACCGGGGACAGGCGAAGGTCTCGCCGAAACGATCGCGGCCTCGTTCGGCGCGGTGCCTCGCGAACCGCTGCTCTATCTTGCCGGTTCGCCACGCTCCGATGGCCTCGAACGGGCGCTGCGGCAGCGCGGCATCGATCACCGCACCGTCGAATGCTACCGGATGACGCCAGTCGACCATCGTCCGGAGGAACTCTCCGGTCTTCTGCGCGCGGGACGGATCGAAGCCGTACTGCTCTACTCACGTGAAACGACGCGGCAGTTTGCCGCTCTGCTCTCGCAGAGTGGACTTCACGCTGCGGCGGTTTCCCCGCGCTATCTCTGCTTGAGTGCATCGATAGCGGACGCCTTGCCATCTGGCGCAGCGACGGAAGTCGCGGCAATGCCCGACGAGGAGCACCTTCTAAAGCTCCTTTGA
- a CDS encoding YggT family protein — MIAVIATLNFIINIAWFLIIASAIFSWLYAFNVINVNNHAINMIGRSLYQLTEPLYRPIRRFLPDMGGVDLSPLVVLVILYFIWYFLNTTVASAVIGI; from the coding sequence ATGATTGCTGTCATCGCAACCTTGAACTTCATTATCAACATAGCCTGGTTCCTGATCATAGCGTCGGCCATCTTCTCCTGGCTCTACGCCTTCAACGTGATCAACGTGAACAACCATGCGATCAACATGATCGGCCGTTCGCTCTATCAGCTGACCGAGCCGCTCTATCGGCCCATCCGCCGCTTCCTGCCGGACATGGGCGGCGTCGATCTCTCGCCGCTGGTCGTTCTGGTGATCCTCTATTTCATCTGGTACTTCCTCAACACGACGGTCGCTTCGGCGGTGATCGGCATATAA
- a CDS encoding COG4223 family protein, with translation MVSENPPRRSKSEKEPLTIDLQAEKTATDEAESVASQESVTDEPAEISANQAESENAADSADAKEQTEEERADAAAAAFDEEPPHLSNGTMGGPAQQRRATSAGALAAGILGGLVTLLGAGVLQYAGYIPALGPDRGNAALDQGLASEIEAIKTQIASQSAPAVNVAPLENRLAALEEAAKQPGADSASAPQITALQAEVANLTKEVAGLKASLADAEQSAAAAKAELAGRIDQAEQKLNEPVNDIEMAKAVAVTALETAIDRGGPFLAELDALRSIAPDDATVKDLAEDAATGVATRTDLRAAFPQTADAMLDQLNQPDPNEGIFARLVSSAMSGIRIRPVGSVEGDTPEAVIARIEDKLNNGDLKGASLEWGGLPEPAKSAGADFKAELDQRLRVEAAIDAAVAQTMTRTGTAG, from the coding sequence ATGGTATCGGAAAACCCGCCGCGCCGCTCGAAATCCGAGAAGGAACCGCTGACGATCGACCTCCAGGCGGAAAAGACGGCGACCGACGAAGCCGAATCTGTCGCAAGCCAGGAATCGGTCACCGACGAGCCCGCGGAGATTTCGGCGAACCAGGCAGAAAGCGAAAACGCGGCGGACTCCGCCGACGCGAAGGAACAGACGGAGGAGGAGCGCGCCGATGCCGCCGCGGCCGCCTTCGACGAAGAGCCGCCGCACCTGAGCAACGGGACGATGGGAGGGCCGGCACAGCAGCGACGGGCGACGAGCGCGGGTGCACTCGCGGCCGGTATTCTCGGCGGTCTGGTGACGCTGCTCGGCGCCGGCGTGCTGCAATATGCCGGCTACATTCCGGCGCTCGGTCCCGATCGCGGCAATGCCGCCCTCGACCAGGGCCTCGCGAGCGAAATCGAGGCAATCAAGACCCAGATCGCATCGCAATCGGCGCCGGCCGTGAACGTCGCCCCGCTGGAGAACCGTCTTGCGGCGCTGGAAGAGGCAGCCAAGCAGCCGGGCGCAGATAGTGCGAGCGCGCCGCAGATCACCGCGCTTCAAGCGGAAGTCGCCAATCTGACCAAGGAGGTCGCCGGGCTGAAAGCCAGCCTCGCCGATGCCGAGCAATCGGCAGCCGCCGCCAAGGCCGAGCTGGCAGGACGCATCGACCAGGCGGAACAAAAGCTCAACGAACCGGTCAACGACATAGAGATGGCGAAGGCCGTCGCCGTCACCGCGCTGGAGACAGCGATCGATCGCGGCGGGCCCTTCCTGGCCGAGCTTGACGCGCTGCGCAGCATTGCGCCCGACGACGCGACGGTGAAGGATCTGGCTGAGGACGCCGCAACCGGGGTCGCGACGCGGACCGACCTTCGCGCCGCTTTCCCGCAAACGGCAGACGCGATGCTCGATCAGCTCAACCAGCCCGACCCGAACGAGGGCATTTTCGCTCGCCTCGTCTCAAGCGCCATGTCTGGCATCCGCATCCGGCCGGTCGGCAGCGTCGAAGGCGACACGCCGGAAGCCGTCATCGCGCGGATCGAGGACAAGCTCAACAATGGCGACCTCAAGGGCGCATCGTTGGAGTGGGGCGGCCTTCCCGAACCGGCGAAATCGGCCGGGGCGGATTTCAAGGCGGAACTCGACCAGCGCCTGCGCGTCGAGGCCGCCATCGATGCTGCCGTGGCGCAGACCATGACGCGTACCGGCACCGCCGGCTAG